The following proteins are encoded in a genomic region of Corticium candelabrum chromosome 11, ooCorCand1.1, whole genome shotgun sequence:
- the LOC134186360 gene encoding SH3 and multiple ankyrin repeat domains protein 2-like isoform X3, with protein sequence MDHVTLAHVEKMMKLLDKGFDPNFQDEHSGKTPLIAAVSLSGNSCKDTIMGLVNSGAHMDFRDKEGQTALHHAIRHNNQLALKVMLDLGASPNYKDRKGLTPAYYSALLGGDACCLELLLSERATLEAHDLSKWREIHQVCKYGRVKHLEHLIFYGAELNSQNATGNTALHICSLNSHEECARVLLFRGANKDVLNYAGQTAYEVAVISGNKAIAKLIETHSHEDTVLFRQKPTYTARRRQTIVSPKANEMDHRGIDVANLKAVSVMSDVNSSLGSESPTNIHKHSTIASSSDASSSVIGGRTPEQPQARNVSQFDVNGFPSPPRSRSTTTAIPNAVLPPKCNSVASSHLVSPDSMTVQVCHDPYSSLKRKQNLQPRSPGQSRKASVKVVDSTRSPRSSPQVKLKHGQSPPVKVKQSRSTVSSASPMQLPKVFARLYPAVEGRKFIAVINYFPNNSEELELAEGDEVELLFVGKNGMWEGRVGLKQGWFPSYAVREMASTGHVVIPTAKNSDSGKFVGSCSPFLDRHTVVMQRSDVGLGFSIRGPKTVSPNLNFRPTATTPSLQRIGEVDKGGVAEMSGLRGGDHILEVNGYNVAASSHSEVIKLIKASGPELKLTIVSQRRLNPTEQKFLSLTSSDKALTQSSNSDRKPSQGVSNDSAQTALIYATPPRQRAMTTSVISKNSPPRPPLRKSSKLTLVSGDSLTQRERTSSLPSQHGNVTSELAGALAKRSAQIKAGAQLFSERKVDSKDSDSNNAASMIAQLAAQRNARVNGDMTNLANEDKVESSANNKSANVEMSEFEKALAARKAKLAARPEENKGDTPDRKADCLGINATEAEVDDHQTGAPDEEKVVRQMVRDDSGVRIKALSDAASKRQMRQPNVKTSTSKSANETSASKHEQVLFDLSAVLNAVPTTDHPRGHRTNIVSGAGSGIVKQDVPTATSETVAVVIGNETVDMDLDRVLELWGKETTVNTLHPKKIDTIYLDSEQNELVNGTSSWDNIQLPPPDFLFDAKTTVNQTERHRNGSKKQILLEASEGPLSTTDSVPFPARFSTKQVVATRQSGGASRTNDMVSTLPLPELIPGLSMLEAELGDMYPFAVPSPVLDNVPHDKLPSPPTDFCKMEGGFVVPPPETFDTTCVDEDQVLQGNSQFGGWIPLPVDETKFPIDVSMLPPPLDMPEFDEQGHNQQLNPMSFYSLPSPIYGNIEEMGHMKHGLVNNGDGPPPLPLCPPPPLDNRRDKRWSDQLPPLPDYSPTDSGVDTWTIPDTEDQLSWQHRVDFNAVGYVNGSALNGSALKAREPKPKDKLFSLNAVVESDDSSSVLVGQTGVSRGKPNKSLCFKPLLQWTVNDVSDWLRSFAMEEYVQSFHDNQIQGSHLAEMTKDDFKELGVLPLGHRLTIANAVAKLQ encoded by the exons TGCTAGGTGGGGATGCTTGCTGCTTGGAGCTTCTGCTCAGTGAACGCGCAACATTGGAGGCTCATGATCTGTCTAAGTGGAGAGAAATTCACCAG GTTTGCAAATATGGCAGAGTGAAACATCTTGAGCATCTCATTTTCTATGGAGCAGAGTTAAATTCTCAAAATGCAACAGGAAATACTGCTCTCCACATTTGTTCTCTCAACAGCCAT GAAGAATGTGCTCGAGTATTGCTCTTTCGCGGGGCTAACAAAGATGTGCTGAACTATGCTGGACAGACAGCATATGAG GTTGCTGTAATTTCAGGCAATAAGGCAATAGCTAAATTAATCGAGACTCATTCACATGAAGACACAG ttcTTTTTCGACAGAAACCTACATATACTGCTCGGCGGCGTCAAACTATTGTCAGCCCAAAAGCTAATGAGATGGATCACAGAGGAATTGATGTTGCAAATTTAAAAGCTGTGTCTGTCATGTCTGATGTAAATAGCAGCCTGGGCAGTGAGTCACCAACAA ATATCCATAAACATTCTACCATTGCGTCAAGCAGTGATGCCAGCTCTTCTGTAATTGGTGGAAGAACTCCTGAGCAACCACAAGCTAGGAATGTTTCTCAATTTGATGTCAATGGCTTTCCATCACCCCCAAGAAGTCGTTCAACAACAACTGCCATTCCCAATGCTGTTCTTCCTCCTAAATGCAATAGTGTTGCCAGTTCTCATTTGGTGTCACCAGACAGTATGACAGTTCAAGTTTGCCATGATCCATACTCATCATTAAAAAGGAAGCAAAATTTACAACCAAGATCTCCTGGTCAAAGTCGAAAGGCATCTGTTAAAGTTGTAGACAGTACTAGATCACCAAGATCTTCCCCTCAAGTAAAACTCAAGCATGGTCAATCTCCACCAGTCAAAGTCAAACAGTCCAGATCAACTGTGTCATCTGCCTCCCCCATGCAACTTCCAAAAGTATTTGCTCGGCTATACCCTGCCGTTGAGGGTAGGAAGTTTATTGCAGTCATCAACTATTTTCCAAACAATTCAGAAGAGTTGGAGCTGGCAGAGGGTGATGAAGTGGAAC ttttgtttgttggaaaAAACGGAATGTGGGAGGGTAGAGTTGGTTTAAAGCAAGGCTGGTTTCCAAGCTATGCAGTAAGGGAGATGGCATCTACAG GACATGTTGTTATTCCAACTGCAAAAAACTCAGACTCGGGTAAATTTGTGGGGTCATGTAGCCCTTTTTTGGATAGGCATACTGTAGTGATGCAACGGAGTGATGTGGGGCTAGGCTTTTCTATTCGAGGACCAAAAA CTGTTTCACCCAACTTGAATTTCAGACCAACAGCTACAACACCATCATTGCAACGAATTGGAGAGGTTGATAAAGGGGGAGTAGCTGAGATGTCTGGTCTTCGTGGTGGAGATCATATATTGGAG GTGAATGGGTACAATGTTGCAGCATCAAGTCATTCAGAAGTGATCAAGCTTATCAAGGCGTCGGGCCCTGAGCTAAAGCTGACTATTGTCAGTCAGCGACGATTGAACCCAACTGAACAGAAATTCTTGTCATTAACAAGCAGTGACAAAGCTTTGACACAAAGCTCTAATTCAGACAGGAAGCCATCACAAGGAGTATCAAATGATTCTGCCCAAACTGCTCTCATTTATGCGACTCCTCCAAGACAACGTGCAATGACAACAAGCG TTATTAGCAAAAATTCTCCACCCAGACCACCCCTGAGAAAAAGTTCTAAACTGACATTGGTGTCAG GTGATTCATTGACACAGAGAGAAAGGACCAGTTCATTACCCAGTCAACATGGCAATGTTACTTCAGAACTAGCTGGAGCACTGGCCAAGAGATCAGCTCAAATCAAGGCAGGTGCGCAGTTGTTTTCTGAGAGAAAAGTGGACAGCAAAGATTCTGATTCAAACAATGCTGCATCGATGATTGCTCAGTTAGCAGCTCAAAGAAATGCTAGGGTCAACGGAGATATGACAAATTTGGCAAATGAAGACAAGGTGGAAAGCAGTGCAAATAACAAATCGGCTAATGTGGAAATGAGTGAGTTTGAAAAAGCTTTGGCAGCTCGCAAAGCAAAACTAGCTGCCCGACCTGAAGAAAATAAGGGAGATACACCGGACAGGAAAGCTGACTGTTTAGGTATTAATGCTACAGAAGCTGAAGTTGATGATCATCAGACAGGAGCACCTGATGAGGAGAAAGTTGTAAGACAAATGGTCAGAGATGACAGTGGAGTAAGGATCAAGGCTTTGAGTGATGCTGCCTCCAAAAGGCAAATGAGACAGCCAAATGTCAAAACGAGTACATCTAAATCTGCTAATGAGACATCAGCAAGTAAACATGAACAGGTTCTATTTGACTTGTCTGCAGTCCTAAATGCTGTACCAACTACAGACCATCCTCGTGGACACAGGACTAATATTGTAAGTGGTGCTGGTTCTGGCATTGTGAAACAGGATGTTCCCACAGCTACTAGCGAGACTGTTGCAGTTGTTATTGGAAATGAGACAGTTGATATGGACTTGGACAGAGTTTTGGAATTGTGGGGCAAAGAAACAACAGTAAACACTCTGCATCCCAAGAAAATAGATACAATCTATCTTGACAGTGAACAGAATGAGCTTGTGAATGGCACTTCGAGTTGGGACAATATTCAGTTGCCACCACCTGATTTCCTCTTTGATGCCAAAACCACAGTCaaccagacagaaaggcaTAGGAATGGTAGTAAGAAACAAATACTGCTGGAAGCTTCAGAAGGTCCATTGTCCACCACAGATTCAGTTCCTTTTCCTGCAAGGTTTAGTACAAAGCAAGTTGTAGCAACTCGACAGTCTGGTGGTGCATCTCGAACAAATGATATGGTTTCAACTCTGCCTTTGCCAGAGTTAATTCCTGGTCTCAGCATGTTAGAAGCAGAGTTGGGAGATATGTATCCATTTGCTGTACCTTCACCAGTGCTGGATAATGTACCACATGACAAACTGCCTTCTCCTCCCACTGATTTCTGTAAGATGGAGGGTGGTTTTGTAGTACCACCTCCAGAGACATTTGACACTACTTGTGTTGATGAAGACCAAGTATTGCAGGGTAACTCTCAATTTGGTGGTTGGATTCCTCTACCTGTTGATGAAACAAAATTTCCCATTGATGTATCTATGCTACCGCCTCCTCTAGATATGCCTGAATTTGATGAGCAGGGTCATAATCAGCAGCTGAACCCAATGTCATTTTACAGCCTTCCATCCCCTATCTATGGAAATATTGAGGAAATGGGTCATATGAAGCATGGCTTGGTTAATAATGGAGATGGGCCTCCACCATTACCTTTATGTCCACCACCGCCATTGGACAATAGAAGGGACAAGAGATGGTCTGACCAACTACCCCCTCTGCCTGATTATTCTCCCACTGACAGCGGAGTTGACACTTGGACAATCCCTGATACTGAAGATCAATTGAGTTGGCAACACAG AGTGGATTTTAATGCTGTTGGCTATGTGAATGGAAGTGCTCTGAATGGAAGTGCTCTGAAAGCAAGAGAGCCAAAGCCGAAGGACAAATTATTTTCTCTCAATGCTGTAGTCGAATCAGATGACTCATCTTCAGTTCTGGTTGGACAAACTGGTGTGTCTCGTGGGAAACCAAACAAATCATTGTGTTTTAAGCCTCTTTTGCAGTGGACAGTAAATGATGTGTCAGATTGGCTCAGATCATTTGCCATGGAGGAATACGTGCAATCTTTTCATGACAATCAGATTCAAGGCTCTCACCTGGCTGAGATGACTAAAGATGACTTTAAGGAATTGGGCGTTCTTCCCCTAGGCCACAGACTAACCATAGCAAATGCTGTTGCCAAGTTGcagtaa